A single genomic interval of Streptomyces sp. BA2 harbors:
- a CDS encoding GH92 family glycosyl hydrolase — MPHRSRRPRFRHHRSAAVLGAAAFTLVATGQGAAVAKPEEPPRAAKEFVSSFEEGEAQPDWLNTVETGPDGKKRTAGVNGAFSSGIPGSVNDHVTEVRASGENSGSGEVKENLIDGEPTSKWLTFAPTGWVEFDLDEPAKAVTYALTSANDHAERDPKDWALQGSTDGKDWKVLDTRKGEAFDKRHQTKKYDFQNSTAYAHYRLEVTANNGASDALQLSDVQLSVGGSEAPVPEDMLSLVDRGPSGSPTAKSGAGFTGKRALRYAGTHKVDGRGYSYNKVFDVNVSVRRDTELSYRIFPSMAEGDLDYDATNVSVDLAFTDGTYLSDLKAMDQHGFPLDPQGQGAAKGLYVNQWNNVEARIGQVARGKTVDRVLVAYDSPKGPAKFRGWVDDVSLKEKAPAKPKAHPSDYADTTRGTNSSGAFSRGNTFPATAVPHGFNFWTPVTNAGSLSWLYDYARGNNADNLPTIQAFSASHEPSPWMGDRQTFQMMPSVDKDTPSASRTKRALPFKHEKETARPHYYGVTFENGLKAEMAPTDHAAMMKFTYPGDDASVIFDNVSEKGGLTLDEENGVVSGFSDVKSGLSTGATRLFVYGTFDAPVTAGGKLDGGGGGDVTGYLRFKAGKDRTVNLRLATSLISLDQAKANLNSEIPSGTSFDRVKNRAQKSWDDILGKVEVEGASEGQRTSLYSSLYRLYLYPNSGFEKVTSADGKSKYQYASPFSPQTGPDTPTHTGAKIVDGKPYVNNGFWDTYRTTWPAYSLLTPKKAGELVDGFVQQYKDGGWTSRWSSPGYADLMTGTSSDVAFADAYVKGVDFDAKGAYDAALKNATVVPPSSGVGRKGMKTSPFLGYTPSETHEGLSWALEGYLNDYGISRMGEALYKKTGEKRYKEESEYFLNRARDYVKLFDDKAGFFQGKDTKGEWRVPSDKFDPRVWGYDYTETNAWGYAFTAPQDSRGLANLYGGRKGLGDKLDTYFATPETGSAEFAGSYGGVIHEMTEARDVRMGMYGHSNQVAHHAAYMYDAAGEPSKTQEKVREVLSRLYTGSEIGQGYHGDEDNGEQSAWYLFSSLGFYPLVMGSGEYAIGSPQFTKMTVHLDGGRDLVVKAPKNSAKNVYVQGLKVNGKKWTSTALPHKEIARGGVLEFDMGPKPSAWGTGKNAQPTSVTQDDKVPSPRGDAIKGDGALFDNTSATDATSGSAVDLPVAKETKAVQYTLTSSSDKAKAPRGWVLQGSADGEKWKDLDKRSGESFAWDQQTRVFTVDDPGTYRHYRLVPDGSATLAEVELLS; from the coding sequence ATGCCGCACAGATCACGCAGACCTCGCTTCAGACACCATCGTTCGGCCGCGGTCCTGGGAGCGGCCGCGTTCACGCTCGTCGCGACAGGGCAGGGCGCCGCCGTCGCCAAACCGGAGGAACCGCCCAGGGCGGCCAAGGAGTTCGTCTCCTCGTTCGAGGAGGGCGAGGCCCAGCCCGACTGGCTGAACACCGTGGAGACCGGCCCCGACGGCAAGAAGCGGACCGCCGGTGTCAACGGCGCGTTCAGTTCGGGGATCCCCGGCAGTGTGAACGACCACGTCACGGAGGTCCGCGCCAGCGGCGAGAACTCCGGGAGCGGCGAGGTCAAGGAGAACCTGATCGACGGGGAGCCCACCAGCAAGTGGCTCACCTTCGCGCCCACCGGGTGGGTCGAGTTCGACCTCGACGAGCCCGCCAAGGCCGTGACGTACGCGCTGACGTCGGCGAACGACCACGCCGAGCGCGACCCCAAGGACTGGGCCCTCCAGGGCTCCACGGACGGCAAGGACTGGAAGGTCCTCGACACCCGGAAGGGTGAGGCGTTCGACAAGCGCCACCAGACCAAGAAGTACGACTTCCAGAACTCCACCGCGTACGCCCACTACCGCCTGGAGGTCACCGCCAACAACGGCGCGTCCGACGCCCTCCAGCTCTCCGACGTCCAGCTCTCCGTCGGCGGCAGCGAGGCGCCCGTCCCCGAGGACATGCTCTCCCTCGTGGACCGCGGGCCCAGCGGCTCCCCGACCGCGAAGTCGGGCGCCGGGTTCACCGGCAAGCGCGCGCTGCGCTATGCGGGCACCCACAAGGTGGACGGGCGCGGCTACTCGTACAACAAGGTCTTCGACGTGAACGTCTCGGTGCGGCGTGACACGGAGCTTTCGTACCGGATCTTCCCCTCCATGGCCGAGGGTGACCTCGACTACGACGCCACGAACGTGTCCGTGGACCTGGCCTTCACCGACGGCACCTATCTGAGTGACCTCAAGGCCATGGACCAGCACGGCTTCCCGCTGGACCCGCAGGGGCAGGGCGCCGCGAAGGGCCTCTACGTCAACCAGTGGAACAACGTGGAGGCGCGGATCGGGCAGGTCGCGCGCGGTAAGACCGTCGACCGGGTGCTCGTCGCGTACGACTCCCCCAAGGGCCCGGCGAAGTTCCGCGGCTGGGTGGACGACGTCTCCCTGAAGGAGAAGGCCCCGGCGAAGCCGAAGGCCCATCCTTCGGACTACGCGGACACCACGCGCGGCACCAACTCCAGCGGCGCCTTCTCGCGCGGCAACACCTTCCCCGCGACGGCCGTCCCGCACGGCTTCAACTTCTGGACGCCCGTGACCAACGCGGGCTCGCTGAGCTGGCTCTACGACTACGCGCGCGGCAACAACGCGGACAACCTGCCGACGATCCAGGCGTTCAGCGCGAGCCACGAGCCGAGCCCCTGGATGGGTGACCGGCAGACGTTCCAGATGATGCCGTCGGTCGACAAGGACACCCCGTCCGCGTCCCGCACCAAGCGCGCGCTGCCCTTCAAGCACGAGAAGGAGACGGCACGCCCGCACTACTACGGCGTGACCTTCGAGAACGGCCTCAAGGCCGAGATGGCCCCGACCGATCACGCGGCGATGATGAAGTTCACCTATCCCGGTGACGACGCGAGCGTCATCTTCGACAACGTCTCCGAGAAGGGCGGCCTCACCCTCGACGAGGAGAACGGCGTCGTGAGCGGCTTCTCGGACGTCAAGTCGGGTCTTTCGACGGGTGCGACGCGCCTGTTCGTGTACGGGACCTTCGACGCGCCCGTCACCGCGGGCGGCAAGCTCGACGGCGGGGGCGGCGGTGATGTCACCGGCTATCTGCGCTTCAAGGCCGGCAAGGACCGCACGGTCAACCTGCGCCTCGCGACCTCGCTCATCAGCCTCGACCAGGCCAAGGCCAACCTGAACAGCGAGATCCCGTCCGGCACCTCCTTCGACCGCGTGAAGAACCGCGCGCAGAAGAGCTGGGACGACATCCTCGGCAAGGTGGAGGTCGAGGGTGCGAGCGAGGGGCAGCGGACCTCGCTCTACTCCAGCCTGTACCGCTTGTACCTCTACCCCAACTCGGGCTTCGAGAAGGTCACTTCGGCGGACGGCAAGTCGAAGTACCAGTACGCGTCGCCCTTCTCGCCGCAGACCGGGCCGGACACCCCGACCCACACCGGCGCGAAGATCGTCGACGGCAAGCCGTACGTCAACAACGGCTTCTGGGACACGTATCGCACGACCTGGCCCGCCTATTCGCTCCTCACGCCGAAGAAGGCGGGTGAGCTGGTCGACGGCTTCGTACAGCAGTACAAGGACGGTGGCTGGACGTCCCGTTGGTCGTCGCCCGGCTACGCGGACCTGATGACGGGCACTTCGTCGGACGTGGCGTTCGCCGACGCGTACGTCAAGGGCGTGGACTTCGACGCCAAGGGCGCGTACGACGCGGCGCTGAAGAACGCGACCGTGGTGCCGCCGAGTTCGGGCGTCGGCCGCAAGGGCATGAAGACCTCCCCCTTCCTCGGCTACACCCCCAGCGAGACCCACGAGGGCCTGTCCTGGGCACTGGAGGGCTACCTCAACGACTACGGCATCTCGCGCATGGGCGAGGCCCTCTACAAGAAGACGGGCGAGAAGCGCTACAAGGAGGAGTCGGAGTACTTCCTCAACCGCGCCCGTGACTACGTGAAGCTCTTCGACGACAAGGCCGGGTTCTTCCAGGGCAAGGACACGAAGGGCGAGTGGCGGGTCCCGTCCGACAAGTTCGACCCGCGCGTGTGGGGTTACGACTACACGGAGACGAACGCCTGGGGCTACGCCTTCACCGCCCCGCAGGACTCGCGCGGTCTGGCGAACCTGTACGGCGGCCGCAAGGGCCTCGGCGACAAGCTGGACACCTACTTCGCCACTCCGGAGACCGGCTCGGCGGAGTTCGCGGGCTCCTACGGAGGCGTCATCCATGAGATGACCGAGGCACGCGACGTACGCATGGGCATGTACGGGCACTCCAACCAGGTCGCCCATCACGCCGCCTACATGTACGACGCGGCCGGTGAGCCGTCCAAGACGCAGGAGAAGGTCCGCGAGGTCCTCTCCCGCCTCTACACGGGCAGCGAGATCGGGCAGGGCTACCACGGCGACGAGGACAACGGCGAGCAGTCGGCCTGGTACCTCTTCTCCTCGCTCGGCTTCTACCCGCTGGTCATGGGAAGCGGCGAATACGCCATCGGCTCCCCGCAGTTCACCAAGATGACCGTGCATCTGGACGGCGGGCGCGACCTGGTCGTCAAGGCGCCGAAGAACAGCGCGAAGAACGTGTACGTCCAGGGGCTGAAGGTCAACGGCAAGAAGTGGACCTCAACGGCCCTCCCCCACAAGGAGATCGCTCGCGGAGGCGTCCTGGAGTTCGACATGGGCCCGAAGCCTTCGGCGTGGGGCACGGGCAAGAACGCCCAGCCCACGTCGGTCACGCAGGACGACAAGGTGCCGTCGCCGCGCGGTGACGCGATCAAGGGTGACGGCGCGCTCTTCGACAACACATCGGCTACGGACGCGACTTCGGGGTCTGCGGTGGACCTGCCGGTCGCCAAGGAGACGAAGGCCGTGCAGTACACGCTGACGTCGTCCTCCGACAAGGCGAAGGCGCCGCGCGGCTGGGTGCTCCAGGGCTCCGCCGACGGCGAGAAGTGGAAGGATCTTGACAAGCGGTCCGGCGAGTCCTTCGCCTGGGACCAGCAGACCCGGGTGTTCACGGTCGACGACCCGGGGACGTACCGGCACTACCGGCTCGTGCCGGACGGGTCGGCGACGCTCGCGGAGGTCGAGCTCCTGAGCTGA